In Euphorbia lathyris chromosome 10, ddEupLath1.1, whole genome shotgun sequence, a single genomic region encodes these proteins:
- the LOC136208108 gene encoding uncharacterized protein — protein sequence MTPKRVPRSVWLRIQKSMGVLVGGNHTSSRFCTRKNSPMELKAFRVQILGGSIARRVILRAFMLALTLSLIPLVQILSGVDPVLLDNVHFDECHMITGSTTLFRNRFLRPIWNSFECEEDVNLTTNVVRELMGKELLDYSNRALCVGEGSASAVYALRELGFGNACGVHRHPFFSLKQRKFVYELQYADNSFDFVLSRYLDEVPVPALLVLEVERVLKPGGVGAMLVDGNGLNPNGLIRSATPVSSLLKASNVVHVGHVNGYTLVVFKKRIEKAGYFEQFILPDDCRSVMNNRPFMEHLEPLMEDKGIGFESESENENENENKKTAYLPSFMNVSTGGKGLVYIEIGAAERLNSGVSNWFLPDYPLDHKDFNVYFVDHNTSLLLSRVGAPGVNFIYYPGLAGEKATTSASNYEDEDLDPLEDDDGFDFLAWFRDTVEHADFVVVKMKAEEAELKFLTQLFENGVICSIDELFLSCRDHVDDGNGVGSQYCIDLFHSLRSSGVFVHQW from the exons ATGACGCCGAAGAGGGTTCCGAGGAGTGTTTGGTtaagaattcaaaaatcaatgGGTGTCCTCGTGGGTGGAAATCACACTTCATCCAGGTTTTGTACTCGT AAGAATAGCCCTATGGAATTGAAGGCTTTTAGGGTGCAGATCCTCGGTGGGTCTATAGCCAGGCGTGTAATTTTACGCGCATTTATGCTTGCCTTGACTCTTTCGTTGATTCCTTTGGTTCAAATCTTATCTGGTGTTGATCCTGTGCTGCTTGATAATGTGCATTTTGATGAATGTCATATGATTACTGGTTCAACAACCTTGTTTCGGAATCGATTTTTGAGGCCTATTTGGAACTCATTCGAGTGCGAAGAGGATGTCAATTTGACTACTAATGTAGTCAGAGAGTTAATGGGGAAGGAATTGTTGGATTATAGCAATAGAGCTCTCTGTGTGGGTGAAGGATCAGCTTCTGCTGTCTATGCATTGCGAGAGCTAGGGTTTGGTAATGCTTGTGGGGTTCATAGGCACCCCTTTTTCTCGCTTAAGCAAAGGAAGTTCGTTTATGAGCTTCAATATGCAGACAATTCCTTTGATTTTGTGCTGTCTAGGTACCTTGATGAGGTTCCTGTCCCTGCATTGCTTGTGCTCGAGGTTGAGCGTGTTCTTAAGCCCGGTGGAGTTGGGGCTATGCTTGTAGATGGCAACGGGTTGAACCCGAACGGCTTGATTAGATCAGCTACGCCCGTTTCATCATTGTTAAAGGCTTCCAATGTGGTACATGTTGGTCATGTTAATGGCTATACTTTGGTTGTTTTCAAGAAGAGAATTGAAAAAGCCGGTTACTTTGAACAATTCATCCTACCGGATGATTGTAGATCTGTTATGAATAACAGACCTTTTATGGAACATCTAGAGCCTCTTATGGAGGATAAGGGTATTGGATTCGAGAGCGAGAGCGAGAATGAGAATGAGAACGAGAACAAGAAGACCGCGTACCTCCCCAGTTTCATGAATGTCTCTACTGGGGGGAAGGGATTAGTGTACATTGAAATTGGGGCTGCAGAGCGTCTTAATTCGGGTGTTTCGAACTGGTTCTTGCCAGATTATCCATTGGATCACAAGGATTTCAATGTCTATTTTGTAGACCACAACACCTCGCTGCTGCTTTCGCGTGTTGGAGCACCGGGTGTTAACTTCATTTACTATCCCGGACTAGCTGGAGAGAAGGCTACTACTAGTGCTTCGAATTACGAAGACGAAGACCTTGATCCATTGGAAGATGATGATGGATTTGATTTCCTTGCTTGGTTTAGAGATACCGTGGAGCACGCGGATTTCGTGGTTGTGAAGATGAAAGCTGAGGAAGCAGAATTGAAATTCCTTACTCAGTTGTTTGAAAATGGAGTTATATGCTCCATTGATGAACTCTTCTTAAGTTGCAGAGACCATGTAGATGATGGCAATGGTGTGGGAAGCCAATATTGCATTGATCTCTTCCACAGCCTAAGAAGCAGTGGTGTGTTTGTTCACCAATGGTGA